Part of the Candidatus Brocadia sinica JPN1 genome, ACACGGCCTTGCCGTATGGGGGACGATGGTCTTTGGAAATGATGCCGATACCCCGGAGACCTTTAAACAAGTTGCCGATTTTGTTCTGGATTCCCATGTTGATATTATGACCTGCGGCATTTTGTGTCCATTTATCAATACGCCGCTTTATCACCGGTTGAACGGTGAAGGAAGGCTTTTCAGGACAGACTTTCCGGAGGATTGGAAGTATTACACATCGCATCATCTCACCTATGTTCTGAAAAGCATGTCTCTTCAGGAACTTATCGATGGATTTCAATATTTGTATGACAGGATTTATGCTACTGAAGTTCTCCGGCAGAGATTCCAGAATGCAAAAGAGGTGCTGAAAGACAATATGAATGCCGCCATGTTTGCATTCAGGGTAAATTTGGATTGGCAAAATGTATACCAGCACCTGATCCAAAATTTAAAGGAACTGCAAGCATCGGGGTTCTATGACGAGGCCTTGAAGCGATATAACGCCCAGAAAAAGCAGGGGAAAAAGGTCGAGTTGACACCGATTGAGGTATCATCCTAAGAAGGAATAGCAATAGATTCACAGACTCCTGATTTCTGGATTCTGAACAATTTCTTTATGAACGTTATTCTGTAACAAGACCGAAGAGTTATCCTACTTATGGAATTATTAAAGGTCAACGATTCACCTTGGAAGGGTGAATCGTTGACCTCTCTTGTTTTAACGGTTGAAAAATATGCCACAGGTTGTAATTACGGGATTAGGATTGGTCACACCCATTGGGGTTGGTGTTAAGCAAAGCTGGGAATCGTTCATCCAGGGCAGGAACGGGGCCAATGAGATGAAGTCCTTTGATACCTCTAAATATAAAGTTCATCGCTCCTGTGAAGTAAAAAATTTCCAATGGGACTTTGAATTAGAGAATCAGATTAAGGAAAACACCATCCATAAATACGTTTACTATGCAGCCAGAGAGGCATTGCAGGAAAGTGGTTTGTTACATGACAAGAAATCCGATCGGGAACGGTTTGGTATTGCCATAGGGACGCTTGCAGCCGAATTAACGCCATTTGAAAGGCTTTTGCGTTTAGATACCTCAAAAAAAGATAACGGTTTCGATAAAATCGTTGCAGCCGTTTACCCGCCCAATTCGATTACCAATATTCTCGCTCACTATTTTGATTTTGAGGGTCCAACCATGATCTCACTGAATGCCTGTTCATCGGGCAATCACGCCATTGCCTGGGCTTATGACCTCCTTGTGGATAATAAGATGGATGTCGTAATGGTTGGCGGCGGTGACATGATTCCTCAAACGGAATTTACCCACTTTCACAACCTCAAAGCCCTGGCTCCTGATCGTTGTCAGCCTTTCGATAAAAATCGTCAGGGACTCATGATTGGGGAAGGGGCCGGGATACTGATTATGGAGCGTTACGAGTTTGCCAAAAAACGCGGGGCAGCGATTATTGCTGAAATGGCTGGTTATGGTTTGAGCTGTGATGGATTTCACATGACGGCGCCCCACCCAGAGGGTGACGGCGCAGTAAAATGCATGAGCGATGCGTTAAGGATGGCAAAGCTTTCTCCCGCAGATATCGGTTACATCAATGCCCACGGTACGGGTACACCCCATAACGATAAGACGGAAACTATTGCTATAAAACGCGTATTTAACAAGGGCGCATATAAGATTCCCTGCAGTTCTACCAAATCTATGATTGGTCATCTCATGGGCGCTGCGAGTGCGGTAGAATCGGTCGTTTGCTGCCTGGTACTCAGGCATGGTATAGTTCCCCCGACGATTAATTATGAAACACCCGACCCGGAATGCGACCTCGATTATGCACCCAATGCGGCACGCGAGTTAAAAGTGAAGCATGTCTTAAATAACTCCTTTGCCTTTGGTGGTAACAACGCTACGACGATATTCAGTAGGATGGGTTAGGCGGAGCGAACCCATTATTTAAGTCTTTATCCGTGTTTGTGTGTAGTAATCCGTGGTTAATTTAAATTCTTCGTGCACTTTGTTTCTCTGTGTTAAATTATAATGTTTTATATCTGCGATCTTCTGTGTTAATCCGTGGTTAAAGGTATATGAAAAAGCGAGTCGTTATTACCGGTTTAGGTGTCGCATCCCCTCTGGGATGTAGCAAAGAGGACTTCTGGAATAATCTTATTGCCGGAAAGTCGGGTGTTGCACCCATGTCTTCTCTGGACCTCTCTCCCTATAAATGCAAACTGGGCGGTGAGATAAGAGACCTTAAACCCGAAATACACCTCGGCAGCAAGGGTTTAAAGTACTTGAACAAGGGTACACGATTCCTGGGATCAGCTGCTAAGATGGCCATTGATGATGCAAAACTTCCAACAGATGGTTCCCTATCAGAACAGATGGGTATCGTTATCGGCTCATCTCTGGGCAACTTTTCGGAAACAACGGATTATTTTTATGAAATTATCAGGAATAATCCATCCGAATTATCACCCATGCTCAGCTACGATGTTGCATTGAATTCTTCCATCAACTACGTCTCGGTCATCTTTAAAATCAAGGGACTTGCCCGCACCATATCAGCAGGTTTTACGTCCAGTACCGATGCCATAGCGGATGCATCTAAGATGATTCAACGGGATATGGCCAAGGTAATTGTGGCAGGCGGCGTCGAGCAGATATCCATTGATTTGTATCTGATATTTTACCTGCGCGGCCTGTTATCGGGTCTTGATGGTACAAGAGAGGCGAGTTTACCCTTTGATAAGGCGCGAAATGGTTTTGTCATGTCAGAGGGCAGTTACGTGGTCATCCTTGAAGAGCTTCAGCACGCACTTGACAGAGGAGCCCATATCTATGCAGAGGTAAAAGGCTTTGGTAATACCTTCGTGGGCGGTAAAAACCATCCGGCAGAAGTAAGAGTGCGTCGTGCCGAAAAGGCCATGAACGATGCACTGGAAGACGCAGGGGTAAAAAAAGGGGATGTTGATCTCATCAGTGCAAATGCAAATGGATGCAAGATGCAGGATGCAGTGGAGGCAAAGGCAATCCAGTCTTTATTTGGTGCAAATAGCAATTGTATTCCCTTATCAGCAATAAAATCGAACATCGGAGAATCGTACGGTACCTCCGGTGCAGCACAACTCATTTCATCGCTCATGTCAATAAACACAGGTCAAATACCGCACATTATCAATCACAGCAACAAAGATCCAGAAATCAATCTGAATCTCGTTCTGGAAAAATCACTCAAAAAAGAAATTCAAAACGCAGTGATAAATGCCATGGATTATGAGGGAAATAATTCATGTCTGGTGATAAGCAAATATAACAAATAGTAGAAATACGACTTTTTCTATTACTAGTTTTACTATGTTCTTGTGCTTTTTTAGAAACTTATACAAACCTTGTATTTTTTCACTTATAACACTCTTTTCATTTGTTTCCTCCACCCTAAGTGCTTCAGAAGCTATTACGAACAACTTACCAACTTTTCCAATAGAATCTTATCAAACTGAACCGACCAATAGTTGGACACCTCAGGAAAAATGGGTTTGGGATTGTATATGCAGAGGTGAAATTGCAGACTTTAATAAAGCAGAAAATTATGGTAGTAATCTCGACCCAAAAATTTCTGAGGTATGGTCTGAAAATAGAATATTACGACCAGAATTTCTGGAGACTGTCGTTTTTGACGAACATTTCCGCAGTTTAATAACACGCAATGGCATTTGTATCCGTGGCGCTTGGTTTAGGGAACCCCTTAATCTTTCAAATGCAATTCTTAATTTCCCATTTGCATTAGAAGGTTCTCGCTTCGAAGAGGATGTATATTTTTCATTCTTAAAAACTTCTCATCTTTTATACTTCGCTGAAAATAAGTTCCTAAAAAGATTAAATATGACCTCTGTTCAAATAGAAAATCACCTGATTATAGAAAAAGGGTGTGAATTTGACTTGATCTTCTGATTCGGAGTATAACTGCGTTTACAAAAGGTGTAGATATTGATAATGCTAAAATAGAAGGCCAATTTGAGATTAGTAATTCAAATTTCATAGACGAAGTAAATTTTATTGGAACCAAAGTCAGTAGTAAATTAATAATATTAGATTCAAAATTTACAGAAAATCTGAATATGAGAGAAATAGAGGTAAAAGATAATCCTGTAATATCTGAAAAATCTACTTTTACAAAAGTGATTCTTGCTGATGCAAAAATTGGGAGGGAATTATACATAATAGAATCTAATTTTTCAGATGAATTGCTTATGGGTTCAATAGAAGTGAAAACAGGTATTATTATGGCAAATAGCAGGTTTAATAAAAACGTATCACTTCGATATGGTAATATTTTTAAAATTTTAGATATATCTTCTAATACCTTTTCTTCTTTAGATTTAACAGGAACGATAATAAACGGTGAATTACGGCTTATTTCAAGGGAACAGAAACCTACGCAGTGGGATAAAGAGAAAACATTTATCCTCAGCAATACACAAGTTGACTGTCTAGATGATGTGCCTGAGTCATGGCCAATAAACTTGGATTTAGAAGGATTTAAGTACGATCGGTTAAGTAGGATATCCATGAGAGAAAAAATTGATATTACTATAAAAAACCATTCCTGGTTTAAAAATTGGTTAAGCAGACAAAGGAATTATACCCCTCAACCATACGAACAACTTGCAAGTGTTTTACAAAAGGCAGGCTATAATGAAAAAGCGAAAGAAATCATGTTTGAAAGCAGAGAACGAGAGAGGAAAGGCGTTGAGGGATGGACTCGCTGGATTTATTTAAGTCTTCTTAAATATTTAATTGGTTACGGTTATTATTTATTGCAGGTGGTCTATTATTTATTAGGATTGGCGACATTTGGTACGTTAATTTTCTTTAAATATGTAAAAAATGGAAATAATAACTTATTGAGAGCCTTTTGTTACAGTTTAGACAGCTTGTTTCCTTTTGTTCATTTTGATAAACAGCACGATGAGGTAAAATTGCGTGGATTTGCACGTTATTATTTCTTTTTCCACTCAATTGCAGGATTTATCCTTTCTTATTTTTTTATTGCCGGAATAACAGGGCTTACAAAGTAAAGTAAGTTAACCCGACCTTCGCAATTCGAGGGGTAGGCAAACCGCTAAGCCATGAAAATCAAGGGGTCATGTAAAAAGGTCGGCACTACAGACCGACCTATCCTGATGCATAAATCTTGGACAGAGGTTGTTCAGGAAGCGTCAATCCCAATTGTGCCAAAAGGAGAACAACATCCTTTTCCGGCTGTGTATAGCGGCTCATGACAATGTGGCGACCATCCGTTGTCGGTAAATGAACGTCAATCATTTGAATGCTCGATAGTTTTTCCAAAATTGCTTCAGACGTCAACCCTGCGGCTCGTCCCCGCGCAAGATTTCGCAGCGTCGTGTGGAGACAGAATGCCAAAAAGGAGACAAAAATATGGGCTTCAATCCTCCTTTCCAATTGGTGCCATATGGGGCGGATGGAAAGCGATCCCTTTAAATCCTTGAATGCCTGTTCAATCCGCGTCAACAGCAAATAATTTTCCCACACGGTTTCTGGTGCGGTGGCTTGCATGTTGGAACGGAGCAAATAACGCCCCTCGCGCCGATACGCCTGCCTCAGGCGTTCCCGATCCAAACTGAACCGGAACGTATTTTCATTGACCGGCTCCTGCGGTTTGGGAATGGAAATATTGACCAATCTGAAGTCTCGTCCGGCTTCTTTCTTTAACGCGCCAATATGCATGAGCAGATCATCGCGCGTGAGGACCTTTCGATTGCGAAGTTCGCGCAAACCCGCCCACAAACGTCTGAGTCTGCGCCAACGCATGGAACGTTCCTTGGCCACCCGGTCCTGGCTTTCCACGTAAACGTAAAACTCCGACTCTTGCTGAAGAATTTTCACACGGACGCTTTCCCGCGCCTGCATCCACGTCTGTTCAAGCAACGGTTTTTCTACCCGCGTCAAATGCCCCTTCGGAGTACCAACCAAATAATCAATCCCCCGCTCACGCATCTTTTCCAACACCTCCTCCGTTGGAATACCTCTATCCATGAGCCAGGTGCGCCGAAATTTCCCATACCGCTTTTCTATCCGATCCAGAAACTCCTCTAATGTCGCAGTGTCTCTTGTATTACCGGGATATACTTCGTAGGCGACGGGAAACCCTTCCGGCGTCAATACCAACGCCACTACCACCTGCACACAATCCGAACGTTTGTCACGACTGTACCCAAAACGTTTTTTACTCACAGCATCCGCCGCCGGCGGTTCACTCTCGAAATACGTACTCGTCAAATCATACAGCAGCACATCATACTTCGCGCCAAACAGCTTGCCCCATTGCCCTTTTAAAAAACCAAACAGCTCGTCG contains:
- a CDS encoding IS1634 family transposase gives rise to the protein MFLREKTRTKDGKTHQYWSVVENRRISGGRVVQRQVLYLGELNDNQRAGWVRTIEAVAGEKPTARQVALFPDDREALPIPDCETVQVRLDKIELRCPRQWGASWLGLYLWDMLELDIFWRSRLPSSRKGTSWLNMLKALVCYRLIDPGSEFRFHREWYVRSAMGDLLGEDDSLAQKDKLYRCLDLLLEHRDELFGFLKGQWGKLFGAKYDVLLYDLTSTYFESEPPAADAVSKKRFGYSRDKRSDCVQVVVALVLTPEGFPVAYEVYPGNTRDTATLEEFLDRIEKRYGKFRRTWLMDRGIPTEEVLEKMRERGIDYLVGTPKGHLTRVEKPLLEQTWMQARESVRVKILQQESEFYVYVESQDRVAKERSMRWRRLRRLWAGLRELRNRKVLTRDDLLMHIGALKKEAGRDFRLVNISIPKPQEPVNENTFRFSLDRERLRQAYRREGRYLLRSNMQATAPETVWENYLLLTRIEQAFKDLKGSLSIRPIWHQLERRIEAHIFVSFLAFCLHTTLRNLARGRAAGLTSEAILEKLSSIQMIDVHLPTTDGRHIVMSRYTQPEKDVVLLLAQLGLTLPEQPLSKIYASG
- a CDS encoding beta-ketoacyl-[acyl-carrier-protein] synthase family protein — encoded protein: MPQVVITGLGLVTPIGVGVKQSWESFIQGRNGANEMKSFDTSKYKVHRSCEVKNFQWDFELENQIKENTIHKYVYYAAREALQESGLLHDKKSDRERFGIAIGTLAAELTPFERLLRLDTSKKDNGFDKIVAAVYPPNSITNILAHYFDFEGPTMISLNACSSGNHAIAWAYDLLVDNKMDVVMVGGGDMIPQTEFTHFHNLKALAPDRCQPFDKNRQGLMIGEGAGILIMERYEFAKKRGAAIIAEMAGYGLSCDGFHMTAPHPEGDGAVKCMSDALRMAKLSPADIGYINAHGTGTPHNDKTETIAIKRVFNKGAYKIPCSSTKSMIGHLMGAASAVESVVCCLVLRHGIVPPTINYETPDPECDLDYAPNAARELKVKHVLNNSFAFGGNNATTIFSRMG
- a CDS encoding beta-ketoacyl-[acyl-carrier-protein] synthase family protein; this translates as MKKRVVITGLGVASPLGCSKEDFWNNLIAGKSGVAPMSSLDLSPYKCKLGGEIRDLKPEIHLGSKGLKYLNKGTRFLGSAAKMAIDDAKLPTDGSLSEQMGIVIGSSLGNFSETTDYFYEIIRNNPSELSPMLSYDVALNSSINYVSVIFKIKGLARTISAGFTSSTDAIADASKMIQRDMAKVIVAGGVEQISIDLYLIFYLRGLLSGLDGTREASLPFDKARNGFVMSEGSYVVILEELQHALDRGAHIYAEVKGFGNTFVGGKNHPAEVRVRRAEKAMNDALEDAGVKKGDVDLISANANGCKMQDAVEAKAIQSLFGANSNCIPLSAIKSNIGESYGTSGAAQLISSLMSINTGQIPHIINHSNKDPEINLNLVLEKSLKKEIQNAVINAMDYEGNNSCLVISKYNK